A DNA window from Fibrobacter sp. UWR3 contains the following coding sequences:
- a CDS encoding BON domain-containing protein has protein sequence MKPRIPLLCVCGQCQSAFVAFSNEFAFSHPADAGDYTKVYGNSRIAAGNWLYFRGAPKPGIVKSIFQTADKEVVVMNYDGGPDKKIELERVHEIDEKSPEGYRLLPAQSAQTLLGDHVFHAIRNQFGVAVGLVTDGSKDKLAVLLEDASVLFITLPENAQNIPNDRLSEIVQNRLRQLFPDDMRRVSVTVGQGIVYLDGLVRSFQVKRTLQACINSMPRIRGCVDFTKIIPEPGITDAHIENRVYTLLESFGRNVFNYSVDVSQGKVRVSLFCFESTRPKDLENRIAEIPGVQDLAFSMVAVPESNLQNSDICEDMERAYSLNPRFQGAKIKVSYVDDHYLLEGRVHSSIQKQFAFVNAMKKAFSTSVENRLRVVE, from the coding sequence ATGAAACCCCGCATCCCGTTGCTTTGTGTGTGCGGACAGTGCCAGTCGGCGTTTGTCGCCTTCTCGAACGAGTTTGCCTTCTCGCACCCCGCCGATGCGGGCGACTACACGAAGGTCTACGGGAATAGCCGCATTGCGGCGGGTAACTGGCTGTACTTCAGGGGCGCACCCAAGCCGGGCATTGTCAAGAGCATTTTCCAGACAGCCGACAAGGAGGTCGTCGTCATGAATTACGATGGCGGCCCCGACAAGAAGATAGAACTCGAACGTGTCCACGAGATAGATGAAAAGTCGCCGGAAGGTTACCGCCTGTTGCCGGCCCAGAGTGCGCAGACGCTTTTGGGCGATCACGTTTTCCACGCCATACGTAACCAGTTCGGTGTCGCTGTGGGGCTCGTGACGGACGGTAGCAAGGATAAACTCGCCGTGTTGCTCGAGGATGCCTCGGTGCTGTTCATTACCCTGCCCGAAAATGCACAGAATATTCCGAACGACAGGTTGTCCGAAATTGTGCAGAACAGGTTGCGCCAGCTTTTCCCGGACGACATGCGCCGCGTGTCGGTAACGGTGGGGCAGGGAATCGTCTACTTGGATGGACTCGTACGCAGTTTCCAGGTAAAGCGTACGTTGCAGGCCTGCATCAACAGCATGCCGCGCATACGCGGGTGTGTCGACTTTACGAAAATCATTCCGGAACCGGGCATTACGGATGCTCACATCGAAAACAGGGTGTACACGCTCCTGGAATCGTTCGGGCGCAATGTGTTTAACTACAGCGTGGATGTGTCGCAGGGCAAGGTGCGTGTTTCGCTGTTCTGTTTTGAAAGTACGCGCCCGAAGGATTTAGAAAATCGCATTGCCGAAATTCCAGGCGTTCAGGACCTCGCTTTTTCCATGGTCGCTGTACCGGAGTCGAATTTGCAAAATAGCGATATCTGCGAAGACATGGAAAGGGCTTATTCCCTGAATCCGCGATTCCAGGGCGCGAAAATCAAGGTCTCGTACGTAGATGACCACTACCTGCTCGAGGGGCGCGTGCATTCGTCGATACAGAAACAGTTTGCGTTTGTCAATGCGATGAAGAAGGCTTTTTCGACATCTGTCGAGAATAGGCTTAGGGTTGTAGAATAA
- the gltX gene encoding glutamate--tRNA ligase — MSENSATRPVRVRFAPSPTGYLHVGGARTAIYNYFFAKHMGGTFYLRIEDTDRKRYNETALHDLMRDLKWLGLQWDEGPGCEGDCGPYFQSERLDIYHREIKKLLDAGCAYYCFCTEERLQEVRAEQEKSHVPVTGYDRHCRNITREEAEARIAAGEKAVIRFKVPETGVTEFDDMIRGHISYQNELLDDLVLIKRDGYPTYHFASVVDDHLMGTTHVLRGDEWISSTPKHELLYKAFGWQPPVWCHLPVILDKNGGKLSKRKGAASVGDFRDLGYLPETLVNYLALLGWNPGDDREVMTIKEMVESFTLERINPKSASFDEKKLQWMNGQHIHLCDDAFLKGIMKEGLAAKGIDLSKEPEARLDEIVKQLKPRAHFVQDLADMAVYFFVAPTTYDEKGAKKHFGEGSKEVATLVRNMLASIEDFKTPVIEKGFYDLAERCGHKVGELVGAPRLAVSGVTAGPGLWEMFEIIGKEEVLRRIDVALPLMK; from the coding sequence ATGAGCGAAAATTCTGCTACCCGTCCTGTCCGCGTGCGTTTTGCCCCGAGCCCCACGGGCTACCTGCATGTGGGCGGCGCCCGCACCGCTATTTACAACTACTTCTTTGCAAAGCACATGGGTGGCACGTTCTACCTGCGTATCGAGGATACCGACCGCAAGCGTTACAACGAGACTGCGCTGCACGACCTGATGCGCGACCTAAAGTGGTTGGGACTCCAGTGGGACGAAGGCCCGGGATGTGAAGGCGACTGCGGTCCGTATTTCCAGAGCGAACGCCTGGACATTTACCACCGCGAAATCAAGAAGCTCCTGGACGCCGGCTGCGCCTACTACTGCTTCTGCACTGAAGAACGCCTGCAGGAAGTCCGCGCCGAACAGGAAAAGAGCCATGTGCCGGTCACCGGTTACGACCGCCACTGCCGTAACATTACCCGCGAAGAGGCCGAGGCCCGCATTGCCGCTGGCGAAAAGGCTGTCATTCGCTTCAAGGTGCCTGAAACGGGCGTCACCGAATTCGACGACATGATTCGCGGCCACATCAGCTACCAGAACGAACTCCTGGACGACCTCGTACTCATCAAGCGCGATGGTTACCCGACTTACCACTTTGCAAGCGTCGTGGACGATCACCTGATGGGAACGACCCACGTGCTCCGCGGCGACGAATGGATTAGCTCCACGCCCAAGCACGAACTCTTGTACAAGGCTTTCGGCTGGCAGCCGCCCGTATGGTGCCACCTGCCGGTGATTCTCGACAAGAATGGCGGCAAGCTTTCTAAGCGCAAGGGTGCCGCCTCCGTGGGCGATTTCCGCGACCTCGGTTACCTGCCGGAGACTCTCGTGAACTACCTCGCTCTCCTGGGCTGGAACCCGGGCGACGACCGCGAAGTCATGACCATCAAGGAAATGGTGGAAAGCTTTACGCTCGAACGCATCAACCCGAAGTCCGCAAGCTTCGACGAAAAGAAGTTGCAGTGGATGAACGGTCAGCACATCCACCTGTGCGACGACGCATTCCTCAAGGGAATCATGAAGGAAGGCTTGGCTGCGAAGGGTATCGACCTCTCGAAGGAACCGGAAGCTCGCCTCGACGAAATTGTGAAGCAGCTGAAGCCGCGTGCCCACTTTGTGCAGGATTTGGCCGACATGGCCGTGTACTTCTTTGTTGCTCCGACCACCTACGACGAAAAGGGTGCGAAGAAGCACTTTGGCGAAGGCTCCAAGGAAGTGGCGACGCTTGTGCGCAACATGCTCGCTTCCATCGAAGACTTCAAGACGCCTGTCATCGAGAAGGGTTTCTACGACCTCGCTGAACGTTGCGGCCACAAGGTAGGTGAACTCGTCGGTGCACCGCGTCTCGCTGTCTCTGGCGTGACCGCAGGTCCCGGCCTCTGGGAAATGTTCGAAATCATCGGCAAGGAAGAAGTGCTCCGCCGCATTGACGTCGCCCTCCCGCTCATGAAGTAG
- a CDS encoding LamG-like jellyroll fold domain-containing protein — MRNGQWIAHCRLWCALACAAALLSACSNDDVAGNSAETGSPELAGILMLDDGKPAAYAKVQCVPGNYNIIAASEAEQVLPSAFETETDENGNYEFDSIPSGNFSLEAFHQESGQMLLLQNLSAEEDEPLAVNDTLQGPGTVKFLVSDEFRENQGGEAIVIGTTIRRRVSVQNGKIVVDSLPADTFDLLIYMDNLFPVGFEDIAVQPNKTTVWGDSVTYTLKAPLALPEGIDSLGTVVSDFPLAIRLTENEIVFDSAEVVNGRWEAVRVSQDGNRSKKLPITQTYFDASAKEAVFWVSVDSLNVSDSLELHFDNTMDPAYAKDVFPTNRSYSLVWHFDSGLAPVDDGAEKGYFEGLPTGAVAADGVVGRGVELDEGDVIVAENSAIADTSHKVNLVFDVKGYFCFSTWVELDALDKEQTIFEKPKEYALLYVPEKGFVVEIYHVTDPADSADTASYKVSWTSGADGIKAGEWTYVAFSSRAQEQIVFYVNDAKVSGSPEKTDWDGSRDSLTDFQVGGFTGKLDELMVGGCFRDDTWTRLTYLNQSMNWPALQPR, encoded by the coding sequence ATGAGAAACGGACAATGGATTGCGCACTGTCGTCTTTGGTGTGCCCTCGCGTGTGCGGCGGCGCTCCTTTCGGCGTGTTCGAACGACGATGTGGCGGGCAACAGCGCCGAGACGGGTTCCCCGGAACTCGCGGGTATCTTGATGTTGGACGACGGCAAGCCGGCCGCATATGCGAAGGTTCAGTGCGTGCCGGGCAACTACAACATCATTGCCGCAAGCGAGGCTGAACAGGTCCTGCCTTCCGCGTTCGAAACCGAAACGGATGAAAACGGAAACTATGAATTTGACTCCATCCCGTCGGGTAATTTTTCTCTCGAGGCTTTCCACCAGGAATCGGGCCAGATGCTCCTGTTGCAGAACTTGAGCGCCGAAGAGGATGAGCCCCTTGCTGTAAATGACACTTTGCAAGGTCCGGGTACGGTCAAGTTTCTCGTATCGGACGAGTTCCGCGAAAACCAGGGTGGCGAGGCCATCGTCATCGGGACGACAATTCGCAGAAGGGTTTCTGTGCAGAACGGGAAAATCGTGGTCGATAGCCTCCCGGCAGATACGTTCGATCTTCTCATTTACATGGACAATTTGTTCCCGGTAGGTTTTGAAGATATTGCGGTACAACCAAACAAAACGACAGTTTGGGGCGATTCGGTGACGTACACATTGAAAGCTCCGCTCGCACTCCCCGAAGGAATCGATTCGCTCGGCACCGTCGTGAGCGATTTCCCGTTGGCTATCCGCTTGACAGAAAATGAAATTGTTTTCGATTCCGCGGAGGTGGTGAACGGCCGCTGGGAAGCCGTGCGCGTTTCGCAGGACGGGAACCGCAGCAAGAAACTCCCCATTACGCAGACTTACTTTGACGCTTCTGCCAAGGAGGCCGTGTTCTGGGTGAGTGTCGATTCGCTGAATGTTTCAGATTCCCTGGAACTCCATTTTGACAACACGATGGACCCCGCTTACGCGAAGGATGTGTTCCCCACGAACCGCAGCTATTCTTTGGTGTGGCATTTCGATAGCGGCCTTGCACCTGTGGACGATGGAGCGGAAAAGGGCTACTTCGAAGGTCTGCCGACAGGGGCCGTGGCTGCCGACGGTGTTGTGGGCAGGGGAGTGGAACTTGATGAAGGCGATGTTATTGTCGCCGAGAATTCTGCTATCGCAGATACTTCGCACAAGGTAAACCTCGTTTTTGACGTGAAAGGTTATTTCTGCTTCTCGACATGGGTAGAACTTGATGCGCTCGACAAGGAACAGACCATCTTCGAGAAGCCAAAGGAATATGCGCTGCTCTATGTTCCCGAAAAGGGTTTTGTCGTGGAAATATATCATGTGACGGATCCTGCGGATAGCGCCGATACCGCAAGCTACAAGGTTTCCTGGACTTCGGGTGCGGACGGAATCAAGGCGGGCGAGTGGACTTATGTGGCGTTCAGCAGTCGCGCGCAGGAACAGATTGTGTTCTACGTGAACGACGCAAAGGTTTCTGGTTCACCGGAAAAAACGGACTGGGACGGTTCTCGCGATTCCCTGACCGATTTCCAGGTGGGCGGTTTTACGGGCAAACTCGACGAACTCATGGTGGGCGGCTGCTTCCGCGACGATACCTGGACGCGCCTCACCTACTTGAACCAGTCAATGAACTGGCCTGCTTTGCAACCGCGCTGA
- a CDS encoding ATP-dependent endonuclease, translating to MQAQPQPLRLSEITISNLRSIQRQTFPLSGITALIGYNNAGKTNILMGIRWLLSKFSLDISFFDDPNQPVEVEGLFEGISETVLNRLGEEKAAEITPFLNNGSMRVKKVQRVPGEVPENVELWAFVPTNRKTERRKDWVRCSDAFRHAFRRLFPEPIAIWDFEGNQAFTKLLHEIFKPLERRFGGEFNDILSKFSDMLSPGGENQAAEIQSFDRDVNEKLKPLFPSVRVELDIPIPTLETFLKNATLKVIDEDDGFERDINRMGAGSQRAIQMALVRYLAEIKKHHNNHYLSRTMLLIDSPELYLHPQAVELIRVALKNLSNEGYQVIYATHSAQMVTSEDVSTSLLIRKNKERGTYMRKRMEDAVHQVIQDAPSQLQMLFSLSNSNELLFADYVLLTEGKTEWRVLPALFERLTGQSFALIKCALVRQGGVSNTRKSMQVLSAMDMPVRAIVDLDYAFTTATRDGFLEPNDPDIRYCTNLFRELAFHNHLRLVNGRPVSKHSNISASKAYAMMAAMPEAETPIKSIHMKLRQQGIWVWTKGAIEEHLGLEAKNETAWSNFIERCKGQNFVKNLPDYEGIEALCQWIIDGSREV from the coding sequence ATGCAAGCCCAGCCACAGCCCCTCAGACTTTCAGAGATTACTATTTCGAACCTGCGTTCCATCCAGCGGCAGACGTTCCCGCTCAGCGGGATTACCGCGCTTATCGGCTACAACAACGCGGGCAAGACGAATATATTGATGGGCATCCGCTGGCTCCTGTCGAAATTTTCGCTCGACATCTCGTTCTTCGACGACCCGAACCAGCCCGTAGAAGTGGAAGGACTCTTCGAGGGGATTTCCGAAACGGTGCTCAACCGCCTCGGCGAAGAGAAGGCCGCCGAAATTACCCCGTTCCTGAACAACGGCTCCATGCGCGTAAAGAAGGTGCAGCGCGTTCCCGGCGAAGTTCCCGAGAACGTGGAACTGTGGGCATTTGTGCCCACGAACCGCAAGACGGAACGCCGCAAGGACTGGGTCCGCTGTTCCGACGCCTTCCGGCACGCATTCCGCAGGCTTTTCCCCGAGCCCATCGCCATCTGGGATTTCGAGGGCAACCAGGCGTTCACCAAGCTTTTGCACGAAATATTCAAGCCGCTCGAAAGGCGCTTCGGCGGGGAATTCAACGACATCCTGAGCAAGTTCAGCGACATGCTGAGCCCGGGCGGCGAAAACCAAGCCGCCGAAATCCAGAGCTTCGACCGCGACGTGAACGAGAAACTGAAGCCGCTGTTCCCGAGCGTGCGCGTGGAACTCGACATTCCCATTCCCACGCTGGAAACCTTCCTCAAGAACGCAACCCTCAAGGTGATTGACGAGGACGACGGTTTCGAGCGCGATATAAACCGCATGGGAGCGGGGAGCCAGCGCGCCATACAGATGGCACTCGTGCGCTACCTCGCCGAAATCAAGAAGCACCACAACAACCATTACCTGAGCCGCACCATGCTGCTCATCGACTCGCCGGAACTGTACCTGCACCCGCAAGCGGTAGAACTCATACGCGTCGCCCTCAAGAACCTCTCGAACGAGGGCTACCAGGTGATATACGCGACACATTCCGCGCAGATGGTCACGAGCGAAGACGTGAGCACGTCGCTACTCATCCGCAAGAACAAGGAACGCGGCACCTACATGCGCAAGCGAATGGAAGATGCCGTGCACCAGGTTATCCAGGATGCGCCGAGCCAGCTGCAGATGCTGTTCAGCCTAAGCAACAGCAACGAACTGCTTTTCGCCGACTACGTGCTTTTGACCGAAGGCAAGACGGAATGGCGCGTGCTGCCCGCACTCTTCGAACGCCTGACGGGGCAAAGTTTCGCCCTCATCAAATGTGCACTCGTGCGCCAGGGAGGCGTGAGCAATACCCGCAAGAGCATGCAGGTGCTTTCGGCGATGGACATGCCCGTGCGCGCCATCGTGGACCTGGACTACGCCTTCACTACGGCCACCCGCGACGGATTCCTGGAGCCGAACGACCCCGACATAAGGTACTGCACGAACCTGTTCCGCGAACTCGCGTTCCACAACCACCTGCGGCTCGTGAACGGAAGGCCCGTGAGCAAGCACAGTAACATCTCCGCATCGAAGGCATACGCCATGATGGCCGCCATGCCCGAGGCGGAGACACCCATCAAGAGCATCCACATGAAGCTGCGCCAGCAGGGAATATGGGTATGGACGAAGGGCGCCATCGAAGAACATCTCGGGCTCGAGGCCAAGAACGAGACCGCATGGAGCAACTTCATCGAGCGCTGCAAGGGGCAGAACTTCGTCAAGAACCTCCCCGACTACGAGGGCATTGAGGCGCTCTGCCAGTGGATTATCGACGGAAGTCGGGAAGTGTAA
- the tsaA gene encoding tRNA (N6-threonylcarbamoyladenosine(37)-N6)-methyltransferase TrmO, which translates to MQVSPIGTFFGDAVYKYEAPRQGRLFAGHPGRIELNAGQNFEMALRDLDGFERIWVIFQFHENVGWRPTTRPPVPPKGKDRVGTFASRSPYRPNPIGLSCVRLLKIDGLTLYVDEADLLNGTPVLDIKPYIPMADAFPDAKAGWVEEQEGDLWTVLADAPFDAQNRWIAERSDFDLESFARVQLSRGNFSKGVFDSTRRRLTVDESAHTGVLAYRTFRIHFTYDDTARVVCLQRVSSGYTAEELQEGTEDKYGDKQLHRDFITLPDFRR; encoded by the coding sequence ATGCAAGTCAGCCCGATAGGTACATTTTTCGGCGATGCCGTCTACAAGTACGAGGCTCCTCGGCAGGGGCGTCTGTTTGCAGGGCATCCGGGCCGCATTGAACTGAATGCGGGGCAGAACTTCGAGATGGCGCTCCGCGACCTGGATGGTTTCGAACGCATCTGGGTCATATTCCAGTTCCACGAGAACGTGGGATGGCGCCCGACGACGCGCCCGCCGGTACCGCCCAAGGGGAAGGATCGCGTAGGCACCTTTGCGAGCCGTAGCCCTTACCGTCCGAACCCTATCGGGCTCAGTTGCGTACGCCTTTTGAAAATTGATGGCCTTACTTTGTATGTAGACGAAGCGGATTTGCTGAACGGCACTCCGGTGCTCGACATCAAGCCGTATATCCCGATGGCGGATGCCTTCCCGGATGCGAAGGCTGGCTGGGTCGAGGAACAGGAAGGCGACTTGTGGACGGTACTTGCCGACGCCCCCTTCGATGCACAGAACCGCTGGATTGCGGAACGCAGCGATTTTGATCTGGAAAGTTTTGCACGGGTGCAACTTTCCCGCGGGAATTTTTCGAAGGGTGTTTTCGACAGCACTCGCCGGCGCTTGACCGTTGACGAATCCGCACATACGGGAGTGCTGGCCTACCGCACTTTCCGCATCCACTTTACCTACGACGATACGGCGCGCGTTGTTTGCCTGCAACGCGTGTCAAGCGGCTATACTGCCGAAGAGTTGCAAGAAGGCACCGAAGACAAGTACGGCGACAAGCAACTTCACCGCGACTTCATTACACTTCCCGACTTCCGTCGATAA
- the prfA gene encoding peptide chain release factor 1, protein MKDKAQKLIEKYEELESELGNPDVLADQARYNKIHKQYKGIEKAVQKAKEYLQLVNDLAEYKAALGDPDPEMVAMAKSEISDIEKKLPEVTDELQILMVPKDPWDYRNATLEIRGGTGGDESALFAGDLFRMYQGYCSRMGWKMTIQDASEGTVGGYKEIRVFIEGDSVYGTLKFESGVHRVQRVPETETQGRVHTSAATVAILPEAEEVDVEIREADIHMDTYRSSGAGGQYINKTDSAVRLTHIPTGVVVSCQTERSQLQNRLHAMEMLRSKILDAVIAKKEQEEAASRKALVGTGDRSAKIRTYNFPQNRVTDHRIGLTLYNLDKVITGDLDEIINGLQMANAQEKLGKFNA, encoded by the coding sequence ATGAAAGACAAGGCTCAAAAACTGATTGAAAAGTACGAGGAACTGGAATCGGAACTCGGGAACCCGGACGTTCTCGCCGACCAGGCCCGTTACAACAAGATTCACAAGCAGTACAAGGGTATCGAGAAGGCCGTACAGAAGGCGAAGGAATACCTGCAACTGGTAAACGACCTCGCCGAATACAAGGCGGCACTCGGAGACCCGGATCCCGAGATGGTCGCGATGGCAAAATCCGAAATTTCGGATATCGAAAAGAAGCTGCCGGAAGTCACCGACGAACTGCAGATTCTGATGGTGCCGAAGGACCCGTGGGACTACCGCAACGCGACTCTTGAAATCCGCGGCGGTACCGGCGGTGACGAATCGGCGCTCTTCGCAGGCGACCTGTTCCGCATGTACCAGGGTTACTGCAGCCGCATGGGCTGGAAGATGACCATCCAGGATGCGAGCGAAGGCACCGTGGGCGGCTACAAGGAAATCCGCGTGTTCATCGAAGGCGACAGCGTGTACGGGACGCTCAAGTTCGAGAGCGGCGTGCACCGCGTGCAGCGCGTTCCCGAAACCGAGACGCAGGGCCGCGTGCATACCTCTGCCGCGACCGTCGCAATCCTGCCCGAGGCAGAAGAAGTCGACGTGGAAATCCGCGAGGCAGACATCCACATGGACACTTACCGCTCTTCGGGCGCCGGCGGCCAGTACATCAACAAGACGGACTCCGCCGTGCGACTCACCCATATCCCGACAGGCGTGGTAGTGAGCTGCCAGACCGAACGCAGCCAGCTGCAGAACCGCCTGCACGCCATGGAAATGCTGCGCTCCAAGATTCTGGACGCCGTCATCGCGAAGAAGGAACAGGAAGAGGCGGCGAGCCGCAAGGCCCTCGTGGGTACCGGCGACCGTAGCGCCAAGATCCGCACGTACAACTTCCCGCAGAACCGCGTGACCGACCACCGTATCGGCCTTACGCTGTACAACCTGGACAAGGTCATCACCGGTGACCTGGATGAAATCATCAACGGGCTCCAGATGGCCAACGCGCAGGAGAAACTCGGGAAGTTCAACGCTTAA
- a CDS encoding HemK/PrmC family methyltransferase, protein MTVLEILNRTKVFFEKKGVPDARLDAEYIISYGLGMKNRMDLYLNFEKPLTAAELDTLRPLVARRANREPLQHIIGDTSFRGHIIKCDTRALVPRPETEELVDMAKKSLEGVTAPFIVEVGTGTGAIAIACAKEIEGAKVLATDISNDALALARENAAANGLDTNAATTSSAAAGDSSTAGEKTAGSLQFAQGDLLDAVTGDIVAKVAGASAGSAGSPTLSATSPKIDCLIANLPYIPDGEKGKLQPEVDKFDPELALYGGPDGLTLVRKMLQQTEGRMSAGAPIFLEIGSEQAPMLEAEADNYPWLEFTGSHKDFCGNVRFVSYKAK, encoded by the coding sequence ATGACCGTACTAGAAATTCTGAACCGCACCAAAGTCTTCTTCGAGAAGAAGGGCGTGCCCGACGCGCGCCTCGATGCGGAATACATCATCAGCTACGGCCTCGGCATGAAAAACCGCATGGACCTGTACCTGAACTTCGAGAAGCCCCTGACCGCAGCCGAACTCGACACGCTCCGCCCGCTGGTAGCGCGCCGCGCGAACCGCGAACCGCTGCAGCACATCATAGGCGACACGAGCTTCCGCGGGCACATCATCAAGTGCGACACGCGTGCGCTGGTCCCGCGCCCGGAAACCGAGGAACTCGTCGACATGGCGAAGAAATCGCTGGAAGGCGTTACGGCCCCGTTCATCGTCGAAGTGGGTACGGGCACGGGAGCAATCGCGATTGCCTGCGCGAAGGAGATCGAGGGCGCGAAGGTCCTCGCGACAGATATTTCTAACGACGCGCTCGCGCTTGCCCGCGAGAATGCAGCTGCAAACGGGCTCGATACCAACGCCGCCACGACCAGTTCCGCAGCCGCCGGCGATAGCAGCACTGCGGGCGAAAAAACTGCGGGTTCCCTGCAATTCGCGCAGGGTGACCTGCTGGACGCCGTAACGGGCGACATCGTGGCGAAGGTTGCCGGCGCTTCGGCTGGTTCGGCAGGCTCACCAACCTTATCAGCGACCTCGCCTAAAATTGACTGCCTTATCGCGAACCTTCCCTACATACCCGATGGCGAAAAGGGAAAACTCCAGCCCGAGGTAGACAAGTTCGACCCGGAACTCGCCCTATACGGTGGACCCGACGGACTCACGCTCGTGCGCAAGATGCTCCAGCAGACCGAAGGCAGGATGAGCGCGGGCGCCCCGATTTTCCTGGAAATCGGTTCGGAACAGGCCCCCATGCTCGAGGCGGAAGCCGACAACTACCCCTGGCTTGAATTTACCGGAAGCCACAAGGACTTCTGCGGGAACGTCCGTTTCGTCAGCTACAAGGCTAAATAA
- a CDS encoding septal ring lytic transglycosylase RlpA family protein: MRFFSLLVCLAVLLSGCAAGNAKIASRKGYVRFPEKQYASGEKAEIGLKIKGEASYYGPGFHGKQTASGEIFDQDDYTCAHKSLPFGTKLKVVRVDNGSSVVVRVNDRGPYVDGRILDLSVAAGKKIGLDKVGHAEVVATVIE; the protein is encoded by the coding sequence GTGCGTTTTTTTAGCCTGTTGGTTTGCCTTGCGGTTTTGCTTTCGGGTTGTGCTGCCGGTAACGCGAAGATTGCTTCGCGCAAGGGCTACGTGCGGTTTCCGGAAAAACAGTATGCCTCGGGCGAAAAGGCGGAAATTGGCCTCAAGATTAAGGGCGAGGCAAGTTACTACGGACCCGGATTCCATGGCAAGCAGACTGCGAGTGGCGAGATTTTTGATCAGGATGACTATACGTGTGCGCACAAGAGCCTGCCCTTTGGCACAAAGCTCAAGGTGGTGCGGGTCGATAACGGCAGTAGCGTCGTGGTGCGCGTGAACGACCGCGGGCCATACGTGGACGGGCGCATTCTTGATCTGAGTGTCGCCGCCGGCAAGAAAATCGGGCTCGACAAGGTCGGGCATGCCGAGGTTGTCGCGACCGTCATTGAATAA